A single window of Fischerella sp. PCC 9605 DNA harbors:
- the smpB gene encoding SsrA-binding protein SmpB translates to MSDKSDGYKVVSENRQARYLYEILETYEAGIQLTGTEVKSIRAGKVNLQDGYALVRNGEAWLINVHISPYTASGQYFNHEPRRTRKLLLHRQEIRKLIGKVEQQGLTLVPLKMYFKRGWVKVSVALVKGKKLHDKREDLKKRQDQREMQRAMKNY, encoded by the coding sequence ATGAGCGATAAGAGCGACGGTTACAAAGTTGTTAGTGAAAATCGGCAAGCCCGGTATTTGTATGAGATTCTCGAAACCTATGAAGCTGGTATTCAGTTGACGGGAACCGAGGTTAAATCGATCCGTGCAGGCAAGGTCAACCTTCAAGATGGCTATGCTTTGGTTCGCAATGGAGAAGCATGGCTAATAAACGTGCATATTTCACCTTATACCGCGAGTGGACAGTATTTTAACCACGAACCACGCCGCACGCGTAAATTACTGCTGCATCGCCAGGAAATTCGGAAGCTAATTGGCAAGGTGGAACAGCAAGGTTTGACTTTAGTACCTTTAAAAATGTATTTCAAACGTGGTTGGGTGAAAGTAAGTGTGGCTCTTGTCAAGGGTAAAAAGCTGCACGATAAGCGAGAAGACCTCAAGAAGCGCCAAGATCAACGCGAAATGCAAAGGGCGATGAAGAATTATTAA
- a CDS encoding rhomboid family intramembrane serine protease: MVPIRDNNPTKITPYVTYGLIAANVLAFVYEASLPPQYLDGFFHLFAVVPRELTASFAGISVNQPVPEWVTLITAQFLHGGLLHLGGNMLFLWVFGNNVEDKLGHIKYLFFYLTCGVLATLAQWYFSQGSAVPSLGASGAIAGVLGAYIVRFPQAEVLGIVPLGFFFPTFRVPAYFFLGLWFLQQAFYGVASLEAPSNIGMESGGIAYWAHAGGFIVGAVLGPVLGLLKEDSGQEKYNW; encoded by the coding sequence GTGGTTCCAATTCGAGATAATAATCCAACAAAAATTACGCCCTATGTTACTTATGGGCTGATTGCTGCTAATGTCCTCGCTTTTGTTTATGAAGCAAGTCTACCTCCTCAATATTTAGACGGGTTCTTCCATTTATTTGCGGTAGTACCACGAGAACTAACAGCTAGTTTTGCAGGAATTTCCGTAAATCAGCCCGTGCCAGAGTGGGTGACATTGATTACTGCCCAATTTTTACATGGTGGTTTGCTGCACTTGGGTGGCAATATGTTATTTTTGTGGGTTTTTGGCAATAACGTAGAAGACAAGTTAGGCCATATCAAATATTTGTTTTTCTATTTAACTTGCGGTGTTTTAGCCACCTTAGCTCAGTGGTACTTTTCACAGGGTTCTGCTGTTCCTTCTTTGGGGGCGAGTGGGGCGATCGCTGGTGTTTTGGGAGCATACATAGTCCGCTTTCCCCAAGCAGAAGTTTTGGGTATAGTTCCCTTGGGTTTCTTTTTCCCTACCTTCCGCGTTCCAGCATACTTTTTTCTCGGATTGTGGTTTCTCCAGCAAGCATTCTACGGAGTTGCCAGCCTTGAAGCACCGAGCAACATCGGTATGGAAAGTGGCGGCATCGCCTACTGGGCACACGCTGGTGGTTTTATTGTTGGGGCTGTTCTCGGTCCAGTTCTGGGATTATTGAAGGAAGATTCAGGGCAAGAAAAATATAACTGGTAG
- a CDS encoding response regulator transcription factor codes for MPLTILVVDDDPGTRLSISDYLELSGYSVIVANDGLEALTKVEECRPDLLVTDIVMPRMNGYELVRQVRQKPEFRLLPVILLTARTKTQERILGYQSGCDLYLPKPFELEELGAAIRNLLARSQIIQSAFRASEPEEENHSQLNHTQQSQWLLELTPREREVLELLTHGLSNADMGQKLHLSPRTVEKYVSSLLRKTATSNRAELVRFAMKHGLVE; via the coding sequence ATGCCCTTGACGATCCTCGTAGTGGATGACGATCCGGGCACTCGTTTGTCTATCAGCGATTATCTTGAACTGTCTGGTTACTCAGTAATTGTTGCTAATGACGGCCTAGAGGCTTTGACAAAGGTGGAAGAGTGCCGTCCTGATTTGCTGGTTACTGATATTGTCATGCCACGAATGAATGGTTATGAACTGGTGCGCCAAGTGCGTCAAAAACCTGAGTTCCGTTTGCTGCCGGTAATTTTGTTAACAGCACGAACGAAGACACAAGAAAGAATTCTTGGCTACCAGTCGGGGTGCGATTTGTACTTACCCAAGCCTTTTGAATTAGAAGAGTTAGGAGCAGCAATTCGTAATCTCTTGGCGCGATCGCAGATAATTCAATCTGCTTTTCGTGCTTCTGAACCGGAGGAGGAAAACCACTCCCAGTTAAATCACACGCAACAATCTCAGTGGCTTTTAGAACTGACACCAAGAGAACGGGAAGTTCTTGAACTTTTGACTCATGGTCTTTCTAATGCTGATATGGGTCAAAAGCTGCACTTGAGTCCTCGGACAGTGGAAAAGTACGTTAGCAGTTTATTGAGAAAAACAGCCACCAGTAATCGAGCCGAATTGGTACGTTTCGCTATGAAGCATGGTTTGGTGGAATAG